The following are encoded in a window of Kiritimatiellales bacterium genomic DNA:
- a CDS encoding phosphomannomutase/phosphoglucomutase gives MKAFKAYDIRGVYGCDFTAADVEKIGFFLPQLLSARRILVGRDDRASSPEIFTALCYGINAAGADVVSIGLSTTPEIYFATATQKFDAAVQITASHNSAEYNGLKVCKTGALPVDYARGLADLETMCAQGDVVPLKKRGRVSELDIHDDYLDFLRQYLPENLSKLKIGVDCSNGMAALFIKDLLGKKTKYIYDTVDGTFPNHPPNPLIEENCAGLKKLVIENQLDIGLIFDGDGDRVMFIDERGRCVPPDLITAVLAEYFLAENPGSRVLHDIRTSKAVTERILELGGEPHMWKVGHSFAKIKMRELGAVVGGELAGHYYFRDFFNCDSGILTALIVLNIAGRLNAAGKPFSSCIDGLMRYANSGEINFRVDQKENAIAAVVHKFASEEKPAALYDFDGVRLEFADWWFNIRPSNTEPWLRLVIEARTPALLAAKRAAAEAVIKNFLT, from the coding sequence ATGAAAGCCTTTAAAGCATATGACATTCGCGGCGTCTACGGCTGCGACTTCACTGCCGCCGATGTAGAAAAAATCGGATTTTTTCTGCCGCAGCTTTTAAGCGCCCGCCGCATTCTCGTCGGGCGCGATGACCGCGCCAGCTCGCCGGAAATTTTTACCGCGCTTTGTTACGGCATCAATGCCGCCGGCGCGGATGTCGTTTCCATCGGACTCTCCACCACACCGGAAATTTATTTTGCCACCGCCACCCAAAAATTTGATGCCGCCGTACAGATCACCGCATCGCACAATTCGGCGGAATATAACGGACTCAAAGTCTGCAAAACCGGCGCACTGCCGGTCGACTATGCCAGAGGCCTCGCCGACCTCGAAACAATGTGCGCGCAGGGAGATGTCGTCCCTCTAAAAAAAAGAGGCCGCGTTTCGGAGCTGGATATCCATGACGACTACCTCGACTTTCTCCGGCAGTATCTGCCGGAAAATCTCTCCAAATTGAAAATCGGCGTCGACTGCTCCAACGGCATGGCCGCCCTTTTCATCAAAGATCTGCTCGGTAAAAAAACCAAATATATCTATGACACGGTCGACGGCACCTTTCCGAATCATCCACCGAATCCGCTCATCGAAGAAAACTGCGCCGGCCTCAAAAAACTCGTCATTGAAAACCAGCTGGATATCGGACTGATTTTCGACGGCGACGGCGACCGCGTCATGTTCATCGACGAGCGCGGGCGCTGTGTTCCGCCCGATTTAATCACCGCCGTCCTCGCCGAATATTTTCTCGCCGAAAATCCCGGCAGTCGCGTCCTGCACGACATCCGCACCTCCAAAGCGGTCACCGAACGCATTCTTGAGCTCGGCGGGGAACCGCATATGTGGAAAGTTGGACACTCCTTCGCCAAAATAAAAATGCGTGAACTCGGCGCCGTCGTCGGCGGTGAACTCGCCGGACACTACTACTTCCGCGACTTCTTCAACTGCGATTCCGGCATTCTCACCGCGCTTATCGTTTTAAATATCGCCGGCAGACTCAACGCCGCCGGCAAACCCTTTTCAAGCTGTATCGATGGTTTAATGCGCTATGCCAATTCCGGCGAAATCAACTTTCGCGTCGATCAGAAAGAAAACGCGATCGCTGCCGTTGTGCATAAATTTGCATCTGAAGAAAAACCAGCCGCCCTGTATGATTTCGACGGTGTTCGCCTGGAATTTGCCGACTGGTGGTTCAACATCCGCCCCTCCAACACCGAACCCTGGCTCCGCCTCGTTATCGAAGCCCGCACACCGGCGCTCCTCGCCGCAAAACGCGCCGCCGCCGAAGCCGTCATTAAGAATTTCTTAACGTAG
- the lspA gene encoding signal peptidase II, which translates to MLVFILGLVIILADQLTKLWVRNTFIYGGEPRVVIPGFFNLVYVRNEGAAWGILGGQQLLLILLSVGVLVILAVYRRKLLNPTLDHRIAFGLMVGGICGNLIDRIKLGWVTDFLDFYIGSWHWPAFNVADSAICIAAGIYLISSLWHSRHPLKKP; encoded by the coding sequence ATGCTGGTTTTTATTCTTGGTTTAGTTATCATACTTGCGGATCAGTTAACCAAGCTGTGGGTACGTAATACATTTATTTACGGCGGCGAGCCGCGGGTTGTCATTCCCGGATTTTTTAATCTCGTGTACGTTCGTAACGAAGGTGCGGCATGGGGCATTCTCGGCGGACAGCAGCTGCTGTTAATTCTGCTGTCCGTCGGTGTGCTCGTGATTCTTGCGGTGTACCGCCGGAAATTACTGAATCCAACGCTCGATCACCGGATTGCATTCGGGCTCATGGTCGGCGGAATCTGCGGCAACCTGATCGATCGCATCAAGCTTGGATGGGTCACCGATTTTCTCGATTTTTATATCGGCAGCTGGCACTGGCCGGCGTTCAATGTCGCCGACTCCGCCATTTGCATCGCTGCCGGTATCTATTTGATTTCTTCTTTATGGCACAGCCGCCATCCGTTGAAGAAACCCTGA
- the miaA gene encoding tRNA (adenosine(37)-N6)-dimethylallyltransferase MiaA produces MLNSPQAYVLTGPTASGKSTLAQCFAEKTGAPVVSADSMNIYRGMDIGTAKPPAAERTGISYYGIDIVSPEQNFSVGDWLNAVCPAFENAVPVVTGGTGLYVKCLLQGLDNFSGADETLRVRAEKMTCAELQNEVRTTAPAQYEQLADKTNPRRLIRLLEQSQRRRDVPGASTMEENAAGTPRLHALWQKNPLPKIIGLHVERAELHRRIAVRVETMYTAGLLAEAEALMKIELSSTAQHAIGYAEAFAVLRGELHVNEAKEKTIIRTRQLAKRQMTWFRHQLNVEWIDAAAPPEKVFELLRRNGAVECRGVRE; encoded by the coding sequence ATGTTGAACAGTCCTCAAGCTTATGTTCTGACCGGTCCAACGGCCTCGGGTAAAAGTACACTCGCGCAATGCTTTGCCGAAAAAACCGGCGCGCCGGTTGTCTCTGCCGATTCAATGAATATTTATCGCGGCATGGACATTGGCACCGCCAAACCGCCGGCGGCAGAGCGCACCGGAATTTCATATTACGGAATAGACATTGTGTCGCCGGAACAGAATTTCAGCGTCGGCGACTGGCTGAATGCCGTTTGCCCTGCATTTGAAAATGCAGTTCCCGTTGTTACCGGCGGCACCGGGCTTTATGTGAAATGTCTGCTGCAGGGACTCGACAATTTTTCCGGTGCCGACGAAACTCTGCGTGTACGCGCCGAAAAAATGACATGCGCCGAACTGCAAAATGAAGTTCGCACCACCGCTCCGGCACAATATGAACAGCTCGCCGACAAAACAAATCCGCGCCGGCTGATTCGCTTATTGGAACAAAGCCAACGTAGACGTGATGTCCCCGGCGCGTCCACGATGGAAGAGAACGCGGCGGGGACGCCGCGTCTACATGCTTTATGGCAGAAAAATCCATTGCCGAAAATTATCGGACTGCATGTCGAACGCGCTGAACTTCACCGGCGCATCGCCGTACGCGTCGAAACAATGTACACCGCCGGACTTTTGGCAGAAGCGGAAGCATTGATGAAGATTGAATTATCTTCTACCGCGCAGCACGCCATCGGCTATGCCGAAGCGTTCGCGGTATTGCGCGGTGAATTGCATGTGAATGAAGCCAAAGAAAAAACAATCATTCGTACGCGTCAGCTTGCCAAACGCCAGATGACCTGGTTCCGGCATCAGTTGAATGTGGAGTGGATTGATGCTGCGGCGCCGCCGGAGAAAGTTTTTGAACTGCTGAGAAGAAACGGTGCGGTGGAATGCAGAGGAGTGCGGGAATAA
- the nth gene encoding endonuclease III codes for MKTKQERADYIAKRLDELYRQVDVPLQHCNAFTLLVAVILSAQCTDKRVNEVTPVLFKKAGTPEEMVKLGREKIRQLIKTCGLDNSKSKSIYETSKLLVEKFNSRVPQTFKELESLPGVGHKTASVIMAQAFGFPAFPVDTHIHRLAQRWKLTNGKNVEQTEADLKKLFPPEQWNRLHIQLILYGREHCSARGCDGTRCEICHTLFPQRKTPVKTKK; via the coding sequence GTGAAAACAAAACAAGAACGTGCAGATTATATTGCAAAGCGGCTGGATGAACTGTATCGACAAGTTGATGTTCCGCTGCAGCATTGCAACGCGTTTACCCTGCTTGTCGCAGTAATTCTTTCTGCGCAATGCACCGACAAACGTGTAAACGAAGTGACACCGGTGCTGTTTAAAAAAGCCGGCACACCGGAGGAAATGGTGAAGCTCGGACGCGAAAAAATCCGGCAGCTCATCAAAACCTGCGGACTCGATAACAGCAAATCAAAATCCATCTACGAAACATCAAAATTACTTGTCGAAAAATTTAACAGCCGGGTTCCGCAAACATTTAAGGAGCTGGAAAGCCTGCCGGGCGTCGGACACAAAACTGCATCGGTCATTATGGCGCAGGCATTCGGCTTTCCGGCGTTTCCGGTAGATACGCATATTCACCGGCTTGCACAACGGTGGAAACTGACGAATGGTAAAAACGTTGAACAAACGGAAGCTGACCTAAAAAAACTGTTCCCGCCGGAACAGTGGAACAGACTCCACATTCAACTGATTCTCTATGGACGAGAACACTGTTCTGCACGCGGTTGCGACGGCACCAGATGCGAAATCTGTCACACATTATTTCCACAGCGGAAAACACCGGTGAAGACGAAGAAATAA
- a CDS encoding 30S ribosomal protein S1: MQCDDKAAPDHYRKVNMDNTLSGDAAAIDAMYNDTLKDFTVGSIVPGKILRIQDDEVLVDIGYKSEGLIDGDEFDDLEAINIGDEIEVLLESLENEHGMVVLSKKRAEQQRKWDHIVNDCEEGSVVDGLITRAIKGGFIVDIGADAFLPGSQVDVVPVRNLDDFIGQTIQIKILKINKERKNIVVSRREIIEENRREQKLKLLGEIKVGQVRKGSVKNITDFGAFVDLDGIDGLLHVTDMSWGRINHPSELVKVGDEVNVMILDIDLEKERISLGLKQTQDNPWENIDARYPIGARVRGKIVSLAPYGAFIEIEEGVEGLVHVSEISWTKRVQRASDVLKVGDEVDAVILSISLDEKKISLGMRQTEENPWEVAALKYPIGSLVKGKVRNFTSYGAFVEIEEGVDGMIHVSDMSWTRKINHPSELLKKGGEVETVVLEIDSANQRISLGLKQAQEDPWARITETYKEGQKIKGNVTKLTNFGAFIELEDGIDGLVHISQISDERVEKVKDVLSIGDEVEARIVKIDPVEHRIGLSIKAASIADEDFVINDDLLTGLRPGEELVDLSSAFDDLNLGEAWRPGEKTE; this comes from the coding sequence GTGCAATGCGATGACAAAGCGGCGCCGGATCATTATAGAAAAGTTAATATGGATAATACACTCAGTGGCGATGCAGCAGCCATCGACGCAATGTACAACGATACCCTGAAGGATTTTACTGTCGGTTCTATTGTACCCGGAAAAATTCTGCGGATCCAGGACGACGAAGTTCTGGTGGATATCGGTTATAAATCAGAAGGTCTCATTGACGGCGATGAATTTGACGATCTCGAAGCGATAAACATTGGCGACGAAATCGAAGTGCTGCTTGAGAGCCTCGAAAATGAGCACGGTATGGTCGTGCTCAGCAAAAAACGCGCGGAACAGCAGCGCAAATGGGATCATATCGTTAACGACTGCGAAGAAGGCAGTGTGGTTGACGGCCTTATTACCCGCGCCATTAAAGGCGGCTTCATTGTGGATATCGGCGCCGATGCGTTTCTGCCGGGATCGCAGGTGGATGTTGTGCCGGTGCGCAATCTGGATGATTTCATCGGACAGACAATTCAGATTAAAATTCTTAAAATCAATAAAGAGCGCAAAAACATTGTTGTTTCCCGGCGCGAAATCATTGAAGAAAACCGCCGCGAACAGAAACTCAAACTGCTCGGCGAAATTAAAGTGGGTCAGGTTCGTAAGGGTTCTGTTAAAAATATCACTGATTTCGGCGCGTTCGTTGACCTCGACGGCATCGACGGCCTGCTGCATGTCACCGACATGAGCTGGGGCCGTATCAATCACCCCTCTGAGCTGGTAAAAGTCGGCGACGAAGTGAACGTGATGATTCTTGATATCGATCTCGAAAAGGAACGCATTTCGCTCGGTCTGAAACAGACGCAGGATAATCCGTGGGAAAACATCGACGCCCGTTATCCGATCGGCGCCCGGGTGCGCGGTAAGATTGTCAGTCTTGCCCCGTACGGCGCATTCATTGAGATTGAAGAAGGTGTTGAAGGTTTGGTGCACGTTTCCGAAATTTCATGGACGAAACGTGTTCAGCGCGCTTCCGACGTACTGAAAGTCGGCGATGAGGTTGATGCGGTCATTCTTTCCATCAGCCTCGACGAGAAGAAAATTTCACTTGGCATGCGCCAGACAGAGGAAAATCCATGGGAAGTTGCCGCGCTTAAATATCCAATCGGCTCGCTGGTTAAAGGTAAAGTCCGCAACTTCACTTCATACGGCGCGTTTGTTGAAATTGAAGAGGGTGTTGACGGCATGATTCATGTTTCCGATATGTCCTGGACACGCAAGATCAACCATCCGTCTGAACTGCTTAAGAAGGGCGGCGAAGTTGAAACTGTTGTTCTGGAAATCGATTCCGCCAACCAGCGCATCTCCCTCGGCCTGAAACAGGCGCAGGAAGATCCGTGGGCGCGCATCACCGAAACCTATAAAGAAGGTCAGAAGATCAAAGGCAACGTCACGAAACTCACCAACTTCGGTGCGTTTATTGAGCTCGAGGACGGGATCGACGGACTGGTTCACATCAGCCAGATCAGCGATGAGCGCGTCGAAAAAGTCAAAGACGTTCTCAGCATCGGCGATGAAGTGGAAGCCCGTATTGTTAAGATCGATCCGGTGGAGCACCGCATCGGCCTCAGCATTAAAGCGGCCAGTATTGCCGATGAAGATTTCGTCATTAACGACGACCTCCTCACCGGTCTCCGCCCGGGCGAAGAACTCGTTGACCTGTCATCAGCGTTCGACGATCTTAACCTCGGCGAAGCCTGGCGCCCCGGTGAAAAGACTGAATAA
- a CDS encoding DUF294 nucleotidyltransferase-like domain-containing protein, with amino-acid sequence MPAQNQIPDRIATALRQFPPFSMFDEAMVAELACTAKVQVLTKGDTVWHQGDPPCGEVLFLARGRVEYYAGSELIDVRDVGDILGLSAQHESEPYRVTAIAEDDSILYVLPWPLVQELLLTNDEARYYVRRHLFWGTRLGRAIPDGIEASIGGENVLEAHLKGAHIITPRPPERLLHCLPETTIRDAAELMAKRGIPSILITNKENHPLGIVTGNDLVREVIVNGRDSRQPVSSIMSAPVVTVATNSSTAAAALTMLRERIGQVCVTEDGTADTPALDVCTQKDLLAQSGRHPAGFIHELHIAQTPARFREICDDIEEMAKTYLDAGISGILLGEICAELYNELVRQLIDISLAELTDQGMQLPEARWAWIAVGSDGRREQVLRTDMDNAIIFASSGSSKKDEANRVYFLKLAARVIEMMVDTGFTRCQGRVMASNPKWCRTDAEWIAELNDPNLLHDNKKLIRALILYDLRYVAGDPMLSAAVRETVFKTAGKDTALQHYMAEMIVATPPPLNFRGKFVVEKKGGNEGEFDIKKRGLAPLRDAARLFALHYGLKKHHSTGGRWLELMTAQPDMAEIAGLAREGFDQLLRIRTSTGLQRGDDGRYLDPAELSRLQRGQLVNVFDVQRMVQAAVRVHFQLDIRNI; translated from the coding sequence ATGCCTGCCCAAAATCAGATTCCGGACCGTATTGCGACTGCACTGCGTCAGTTTCCGCCGTTTTCAATGTTTGATGAAGCGATGGTGGCAGAGCTGGCATGCACCGCCAAGGTTCAGGTTTTAACCAAGGGTGACACGGTTTGGCATCAGGGCGATCCGCCGTGCGGCGAAGTGCTGTTTCTGGCGCGTGGTCGCGTAGAGTATTATGCCGGCAGCGAGCTGATTGATGTGCGCGATGTTGGCGATATTCTCGGCCTTTCGGCACAGCACGAGAGCGAGCCGTACCGCGTTACTGCAATCGCGGAAGATGATTCCATCCTTTATGTTCTGCCCTGGCCGCTTGTCCAGGAACTGCTGTTAACCAACGATGAAGCGCGCTATTACGTGCGCCGGCATCTGTTCTGGGGCACGCGCCTCGGCCGTGCAATTCCGGACGGTATTGAAGCGAGCATCGGCGGTGAAAATGTCCTTGAGGCGCATCTGAAAGGCGCGCACATCATTACGCCGCGACCGCCGGAACGCCTGCTGCACTGCCTGCCGGAAACAACCATTCGCGACGCCGCTGAACTGATGGCAAAGCGCGGCATACCGTCGATTTTAATTACAAACAAAGAGAATCATCCGCTGGGAATTGTCACCGGCAACGATCTGGTGCGCGAAGTGATTGTCAACGGGCGCGACAGCCGCCAGCCGGTTTCCAGCATCATGTCGGCGCCGGTGGTCACCGTTGCAACAAATTCAAGCACTGCGGCGGCGGCGCTGACGATGCTCCGTGAACGCATCGGACAGGTCTGTGTAACGGAGGACGGAACGGCAGATACACCGGCGCTCGACGTTTGCACGCAGAAAGATCTGCTTGCACAGAGCGGACGTCATCCCGCCGGTTTTATTCACGAACTGCACATTGCGCAAACGCCGGCACGTTTCCGCGAAATCTGCGATGATATTGAAGAGATGGCAAAAACCTATCTTGACGCCGGAATTTCCGGCATTCTGCTCGGTGAAATCTGCGCTGAACTTTATAATGAACTCGTGCGCCAGCTCATTGATATTTCACTCGCCGAACTGACCGATCAGGGTATGCAGCTGCCGGAAGCGCGGTGGGCGTGGATTGCCGTCGGCAGCGACGGACGCCGTGAGCAGGTATTACGCACCGACATGGATAATGCCATCATTTTTGCATCGTCCGGCAGCAGCAAAAAAGATGAGGCCAACCGCGTTTATTTTCTAAAACTCGCCGCACGCGTGATTGAAATGATGGTCGATACCGGTTTTACACGCTGTCAGGGGCGCGTCATGGCAAGTAACCCAAAATGGTGCCGAACCGATGCCGAATGGATCGCCGAACTGAACGATCCCAATCTGCTTCATGACAACAAAAAACTGATCAGAGCGCTGATCCTTTATGATCTGCGCTATGTCGCCGGCGATCCAATGCTCAGCGCCGCTGTGCGTGAAACCGTTTTTAAAACGGCCGGCAAAGATACAGCGCTGCAGCACTATATGGCGGAAATGATTGTCGCCACGCCGCCGCCGTTAAATTTTCGCGGCAAATTTGTTGTTGAAAAAAAAGGCGGCAATGAAGGTGAATTCGATATTAAAAAACGCGGACTCGCACCGCTGCGCGATGCGGCGCGGCTGTTCGCACTGCATTACGGGCTGAAAAAACATCATTCCACCGGCGGGCGCTGGCTTGAACTGATGACCGCACAGCCGGATATGGCTGAAATCGCCGGACTTGCCCGGGAAGGATTTGACCAGCTGCTGCGGATCCGCACATCCACCGGACTGCAGCGCGGCGACGACGGACGCTATCTTGATCCGGCTGAACTTTCCCGACTTCAGCGCGGACAGCTTGTGAATGTTTTTGATGTTCAGCGCATGGTGCAGGCTGCTGTGCGCGTTCATTTCCAGCTCGACATACGCAACATATAA
- the nspC gene encoding carboxynorspermidine decarboxylase encodes MKLNEIPTPCYVVDEALIQHNLDILAGVKERTGCKILLALKGFAMWSMFPQLRRVLDGVCASSPWEARLGHEEFGGEVHAFAAAYSEDDVRELLTLCDEIDFNSFTQWKRFAPLVERALRARSSAPGGRVPPKFGLRINPECSTQPHAMYDPCAPGSRLGILRSQFTGEDLSGISGLHFHTLCEQNADALQITLAAVEEKFGGFLPQMEWVNFGGGHHITREDYDIDLLCKLINDFKQKYGVQVILEPGEAVALNAGVLVTSVLDVIQNSGDIAILDCSCTCHMPDVLEMPYCPRIAGAGNSGEKKYNYRLAGISCLAGDVIGDWSFDRPLLPGDRLVFEDMAHYTMVKTTMFNGIRHPAIAIRRAGRIEIVRKFEYADFKNRLS; translated from the coding sequence ATGAAGTTGAATGAAATTCCGACGCCGTGTTATGTGGTTGATGAAGCACTGATTCAACACAATCTCGATATTTTGGCCGGTGTGAAAGAGCGCACCGGTTGTAAAATTTTACTGGCGCTGAAGGGTTTTGCGATGTGGAGCATGTTTCCGCAGTTGCGCAGGGTGCTTGATGGCGTCTGCGCCAGTTCACCGTGGGAAGCGCGGTTGGGCCACGAAGAGTTCGGCGGTGAGGTTCATGCATTTGCAGCAGCGTACAGCGAGGATGATGTGCGTGAATTATTAACGCTGTGCGACGAGATCGATTTTAATTCGTTTACGCAGTGGAAGCGCTTCGCGCCATTGGTGGAACGGGCGCTCCGCGCCCGTTCGAGCGCGCCCGGAGGTCGCGTTCCACCTAAATTTGGATTACGGATCAATCCCGAATGTTCGACGCAGCCGCATGCGATGTATGATCCATGTGCACCGGGGTCGCGGCTCGGAATTTTACGGTCGCAGTTTACCGGCGAGGATTTGAGCGGCATCAGCGGTCTGCATTTTCATACACTGTGCGAACAGAACGCAGATGCGCTGCAAATTACATTAGCGGCGGTGGAGGAAAAATTTGGCGGGTTTCTGCCGCAGATGGAGTGGGTGAATTTCGGCGGCGGCCATCACATCACACGCGAGGATTACGACATTGATCTCCTGTGTAAATTAATTAATGACTTTAAGCAAAAATACGGTGTACAGGTGATTCTTGAGCCGGGCGAGGCGGTGGCGCTGAATGCCGGTGTGCTGGTAACGTCGGTGCTGGATGTGATTCAAAATTCCGGTGACATTGCGATTCTGGACTGTTCGTGCACGTGTCATATGCCGGATGTTTTGGAAATGCCGTACTGTCCGCGCATCGCCGGCGCCGGGAATTCCGGAGAAAAAAAATATAATTACCGGCTCGCCGGCATCAGCTGTCTTGCCGGCGATGTAATCGGCGACTGGTCATTCGACCGTCCATTGTTACCGGGCGACCGGTTGGTATTTGAAGACATGGCGCATTATACGATGGTAAAGACGACGATGTTTAACGGCATCCGGCATCCGGCGATTGCAATCCGGCGTGCGGGCAGGATTGAAATTGTCCGGAAATTTGAATATGCAGATTTCAAAAACCGTTTGTCATGA
- a CDS encoding TraR/DksA family transcriptional regulator, which yields MATAKKKTPARKTAAKKSIKKAAATKKTAPKKTPAKKAVAKKAPAKKPAVKRAVAKKPAAKKAPAKKIEVKKAVVSARPAPAPVPVPPVPAAPGKKKLTAKEVAMFKEMLLKLRERVFGGYNILSRDNLEANQRDPSLSDQGTDTFDREMELNMMGSEQEVLAEIDAALRRIEKGTYGICELTGKPINIERLKALPYVRYTVRAQSELEKGRAHYRPFGSTMRG from the coding sequence ATGGCAACTGCAAAGAAGAAAACACCGGCCAGGAAAACGGCGGCTAAAAAGAGTATCAAAAAAGCGGCAGCGACCAAGAAAACAGCGCCGAAAAAAACACCGGCCAAAAAAGCCGTTGCTAAAAAAGCGCCGGCAAAGAAACCGGCAGTAAAGAGAGCTGTAGCAAAAAAACCGGCAGCCAAAAAAGCGCCGGCAAAAAAAATCGAAGTAAAAAAAGCTGTGGTATCAGCACGTCCGGCTCCGGCACCGGTTCCGGTGCCGCCGGTACCTGCCGCACCGGGTAAAAAAAAGCTGACGGCTAAAGAAGTGGCGATGTTTAAAGAAATGCTGCTGAAACTGCGCGAACGCGTTTTCGGCGGCTACAACATTCTTTCACGCGATAACCTTGAAGCCAATCAGCGCGATCCATCGCTCTCCGATCAGGGCACCGATACCTTTGACCGCGAAATGGAGCTCAATATGATGGGTTCCGAGCAGGAAGTGCTTGCTGAAATCGACGCCGCTCTGCGCCGCATCGAAAAAGGAACCTACGGTATTTGCGAGCTTACCGGCAAGCCGATCAACATTGAACGTCTCAAAGCACTGCCGTATGTTCGCTATACCGTGCGCGCACAGTCCGAGCTTGAAAAGGGCCGTGCGCACTACCGTCCGTTCGGCAGCACCATGCGCGGTTAA
- a CDS encoding 3'-5' exonuclease, giving the protein MIALFQKKPLPQFCADYLAAAKQKPARRTPANSLRFVVLDAETSGFQIKTDHILSIALFNIVSGQIQIESSRKWLVHQPGVGTNAATAIHGILPNESNAGIHEAKVIHELIEILTGAIVVGHHVRFDADMINEAMLRHCKIKFRSRTIDTAQFAMNELTAFHRTGYARQRPPTLDELAAHFDIPVIARHTAEGDAFLTAKLFLLLCGRIRRRTGRAVQLRDLPVRNY; this is encoded by the coding sequence ATGATTGCCCTCTTCCAGAAAAAACCGCTACCGCAATTCTGTGCCGACTATCTTGCAGCGGCGAAACAGAAGCCGGCACGAAGAACACCGGCAAACAGTTTGCGCTTTGTCGTACTCGATGCAGAAACCAGCGGTTTTCAGATTAAAACCGACCATATTCTTTCCATCGCACTGTTCAATATTGTCAGCGGTCAGATTCAAATTGAGTCCAGCCGCAAGTGGCTGGTTCATCAGCCCGGAGTAGGAACAAATGCCGCCACTGCCATTCACGGCATTCTGCCGAATGAATCAAATGCCGGAATCCATGAGGCAAAAGTTATTCATGAACTGATTGAAATTCTCACCGGCGCGATCGTTGTCGGGCATCACGTCCGGTTCGACGCCGATATGATTAATGAAGCCATGCTGCGGCACTGCAAAATTAAATTTCGCAGCCGGACAATTGATACGGCGCAGTTCGCGATGAACGAACTCACCGCATTCCACCGCACCGGTTACGCACGGCAGCGCCCGCCGACACTCGATGAACTCGCCGCGCATTTCGATATTCCCGTCATTGCGCGTCACACCGCCGAAGGCGATGCGTTTCTCACCGCCAAACTTTTTCTGCTGCTTTGCGGACGCATCCGCCGCCGCACCGGGCGTGCAGTTCAACTCCGCGATCTGCCGGTAAGAAATTATTGA